The following DNA comes from Methanothermus fervidus DSM 2088.
ACTTACTGGTTATCCAATACATATATGTGAATTATTAAATAAACTTAAAGCTCCAGTCTTTATAGAAAGAGTCTCACTTTATGATGCAAAAAGTATAAGAAAAGCAAAAATTGCCATAAAAAAGGCTCTTAAAATACAAAAAGAAAGAAAAGGTTATGCATTTGTAGAGGTACTTTCACCATGCCCTACTAATTTTAACCATGAAATAACCGACGTTAAAAATTTCATGAAAAAAATGGAAGAAGAATTCCCTGTAAAAAATTTCAGAGATTTTAGTAAAGATGTTAAACCAATGCCAAAAATGAAAAGTGATTTTTCAAAAGAAAGTTTAGATAAAATCTTTAAAATAAATGAAAGATCTTTGCCATCTCCAAAACATGATAAAAGGTTTGAAGAAATTAAAATAAAGCTCGCAGGGTTTGGAGGTCAGGGAATTATCAGTATGGGATTCATTTTGGCTCAAGCAGGGTGCATTGAAAGAAAATATGTTACCTGGTATCCATCTTATGGTCCAGAACAAAGAGGAGGAATTTCTAGCTGTGATGTCGTTATTTCAGGAAGTGAAGTATCTTCTCCAGTTGTCCATGAACCTAATATATTGGTTGCATTTACTCAAAGTTCAATTGAAAAATTTAAAGATAAAGTAAAGGATGTTATTTTATATGATTCAACAACTTTCAGATTTGAAGAACCTACAGATTTAAACATTATAGCAGTTCCTGCATTAAAAATTGCAAAAAAAGAAGGTATTAAAAGAGCTGCCAACACTGCAATGTTAGGGGCTCTAACAGAATTAAATTTAATAAATATATCAAAAGATTCATTTAAATCAGCAATAAAAATGGCTTTTCAAGGAAAAGACAAAATAATCAACAAAAATTTAGAAATATTTGAAAAAGGTGCAAAATGGGCAAGAGAAAATTTATCAGAAATTAATATCATCTAATAAAGAAAATTCATTTATATCCATTAATAATTCTGCAGACTTAATATTTACTTTAATTCCATTCTCTTTTAGGGCAGCAATTAAATTTAAACCACCAGGAGTAACAATTCCTACTCTATATCTTTCCACTTTTGCATTATATAAAATTTCATTCGTTTTGCCAACCTTCATAATTTGAAAATTGGCTTTTTTAAGTTTTTTAATTACCTTTAAAGCCTTGTTTCTTGCTAAGTATGGTATTTCTCTCAAACTTGCCAATATTGTGGAAGTTTTAGATGATCTATATATTTTTGTCATGTTCTTTGAAATATATATCTCATGAGGGTCAAAAGATGATCCACTATAATCTATAAGTTCTACAAATCTTTTTTTATTATTTTTTATTTCAAGTAAACCTCCATATCTTGGAACAGACATTATTCCATTGTTTATAAGTACGCCATCTATAGTCAAACTACATACAGTTGCTATATCTACTTTATTATCTCTTTCTTTTAATTTTATAGAAGGAAACACAGAATATTCTGGTTTTTCATCAATAATGGTTTGAAATATTTCCAATGCATCATTTAAGTATTTTTTATCTATAGTTGATAAATTTGCAATGACTTTTCCATCCAATTTTTTGATATCCAAGTCTACCTGTCCTATTAGATTCCACACTTTTGTTAATAAAGGCACGATTTTCTTACCTTTCTCTTTTTTACTCTTTTTTAGGATCGGATTTGTTTGTGTTATGGTTTTAAGATTTTTAAATTCTGTTAAATCCTCAGCAACTTTAATATCAATATCATATCCTGCTTCATGTACCGCACAAATTGGAGTAATGCCCCCAACTATTGCTATTCCAATCATTCCATCATCTACCGGTACTCCCAATACTTTTTTTTCTCCAATTTTTAGTAAACCATTTATACCTATTTTACGAAGTTTTTTAAATAGATTTATTGCTTTTTCTTTAGCAGACTTTGGTATAATACGAAAATTAGCAGGAATTTTCCCCTTACCTTCATTTACTACATCAAGAACTGAAGTTAATTCCTTTGTAGCAAATGCTTCTAATGGTGTCATCGAAGTTTTCTTATATTCAATCAACTCTGTAAACTTTATTGGACGGAAATCTTCAACTTCGACTAATCCTCCAAACTTAGGTATTACTGGAATTCCTTCATTTAAAAGCATTCCATCTACTGTGGTTCCACAAATAGTTTTTACTTCATATTTTCCATTTTTTTTATTTAATCCTACTTTAGGACTTACACACAACCCCGTATGGAAAATCTTTTTCATCATGTTAAAAGCTTCAGATGGAATCACTGATATGTTTACAACAACTTTACCTTCACCTGTTTTTGGATTCAACGTTGTTTCATACATCATATTTTCGAATCTGGAAAATATGAAATCAACCTGATCATATACAAGGCCTCTTTCTACTTCTTTTAATCCTTTTTTTGTTATTTTCCTACCAGAATAACCTATACGTTTTGTAAGTCCTCTTTCGTCAAGTATACGCATGTGGTATCTTACAGCCCTTTCTCCAATATCATATCCTCTCTCTTTAAGTTCTCTTGCTACAGCTCTTGCCCCCAAGACTTCATTATGTTCGGCAAGAATTCTTAAAATTTCTAATAATTTTTTATCAAATTCTTTAAACATGAAAAACACCAACTGAAAAATTTAAAATTTAAAACTTATGATACACTAAAAACTTTTTTATTGAATCACTTAAAAAATTATATAGATAAATTATACTATTTGAGATTAACTATTTTTGCAAATTTTTATTAGAAGGAAGGAGGAGTAGTGTGAAAGTTAAAAAAGATGCAAAAAAAATATTAGATGAATTTTCTAAAGCATTGGAAAATATACCTAAATTAGATGAGACATATTACATTGTTGATAATACTAATAGAACACGCCCTGACGTTGTTTCAAAGACTAAAAATCCAACTAAACTTTTAAAAAATGCTAAAACTAATGAAAAAGGGGAAATAATAGTCGAAAGAGGTAAATGGGTCAAATGAAGGGAAAAATAATGCGAATGAATCTTGTTCTTGAGCTTCTAGATGTTCCAGGACAACTGTTTAATGCATTAAAACCTATAGCTTCTGCTGGTGCCAATATAGTAACAATAATACACGAAAGAGAAAAAAGCGCTAGAGGAAAAAAAAGTACCAGTTTCAATAACAATTGAAGGTGATAAAAAAACTCTAGATTTAGCACTTGAAGGATTAAAAGCAGCAGGAATACCCATTGTCAAAATTGACGGTGTTACACAAAAAGAAGATACAACCTTAATATTCATTGGAAAAAACATGGATCAAAAAATCCAAGAAATTTTAAATAAAGTAGATTCTATTACTGAAACAAGAATTGTAGACTTATCTTTTAAAATTTCCCATAAACCAGGAACAGCTGCAGCAAAATTAGTTATAGAAACTCCAAAAAATAAAAAAGAAAGTGTAATAGGGAAAGTAAAGAAACTTGCATCGAAAAGAAATATTCTAGTGATATGTGAGGCAGGATAAGATGAGATTGTGTTTAGTGGGTTTTGGATCTGTAGGACAAGGAGTTGCAGAAGCATTGTTATTAAAAAATAAGTTTTTGAAAAAAAGATATGGTCTAAATGTTAAAGTTGTAGCAGTAGCCGATTCCTCAGGAGCTGCACTTAATCAAAATGGGTTAAATCTTGAAAAATTATTAAAAATAAAGCAAAAGACAGGGAAAGTATCAAATTATCCTAATTATGGCGTTGAAGGCGTTACTGCACTTGAAGTCCTAGATGAAATAGATTATGATTGCTTAGTTGAAATGACACCAACCAATATTACTGATGGTGAGCCAGCAAGAAAATTAACAATAAAAGCTATAAAAGATGGCAAAGATGTTGTGACCTCAAATAAAGGACATTTAGCTCTTTATTTCCCAAAACTTATGAAAATTGCCAAAAAGAATAATGTTAAATTTAAATTTGAGGCATCAGTAGGAGGGGCCATGCCAATCATAAATTTTGCAAAATATAATTTACCTTCATGTAGTATAGAATCTATCATAGGAATATTAAATGGAACAACAAATTTTATATTATCTAGAATGGCATCTGAAGGATCATCGTATGAACAGGCTTTAAAAGAAGCACAGGAACTAGGAATAGCAGAAACAGATCCAACATATGATGTTGAAGGTATAGATGCTGCTTGCAAATCTGTTATTTTGGCTAATTCAATTATGGAATTAAATTGTACTCTAGAAGATGTTGATATTACTGGGATAACAAATATAACCCCGGAAGCTATAGATTTAGCTAAAGATGAAGGATATTTAATAAAATTAATAGCAGAAATATCTAAAGATAGGATGGAAGTTTCACCAAGACTTGTAGATAAAAATTCACCATTAGCAGTTGATGGTACTTTAAATGTAGCAATGTTAAAAACAGATCTTGCAAAAAATATTACTGTTATGGGACGTGGAGCAGGTCCATTAGAAACTGCATCTGCAATACTTACAGACATCATAAATATATGGCGAGAAAAATGAAATATGTAATTCTAGTTGGCGACGGGATGGCTGATTATCCTATAGAGGATCTAGGTAATAAAACGCCACTACAAGTAGCAAATAAGCCTAATATGGATGAGCTAGCTAAAAAAGGTTGTAGTGGCCTTTTAAAAACTATACCTAAAGGTATGAATCCAGGTTCAGATGTAGCAAATTTATCTATTTTCGGATATAATCCCAAAAAATATTATACTGGAAGAGGTCCATTAGAAGCAGCAAGTCTTGGAATTAAATTGAAAAATGATGAAGTAGCATTTAGATGTAATTTTGTAACTGTAAATAATAATGTTATGGTAGATTTCAGTGCTGATCATATAACTACTGAAGAATCTAAAGAATTAATTAATGTTTTAAATAATAAAATAAAAAGTGGTAAGTTTTACGTTGGTGTAAGTTATAGAAATATATTCATATATCCTGATGGAAAAATCAATAA
Coding sequences within:
- a CDS encoding ketoisovalerate ferredoxin oxidoreductase, beta subunit ;ketoisovalerate ferredoxin oxidoreductase, gamma subunit (COGs: COG1013 Pyruvate:ferredoxin oxidoreductase and related 2-oxoacid:ferredoxin oxidoreductase beta subunit~InterPro IPR002869: IPR011766: IPR019752~KEGG: mth:MTH705 2-oxoisovalerate oxidoreductase, alpha subunit~PFAM: Pyruvate/ketoisovalerate oxidoreductase; thiamine pyrophosphate protein domain protein TPP-binding~SPTR: O26801 Ketoisovalerate oxidoreductase subunit vorA~PFAM: Pyruvate ferredoxin/flavodoxin oxidoreductase; Thiamine pyrophosphate enzyme, C-terminal TPP binding domain), coding for MGKKILKKPNSLYNVFHRKEYGPKTATHYCPGCGHGILHKLIAECIDELGIQDQTILISPVGCAVFAYYYFDCGNIQAAHGRAPAVGTGVSRAEDDAIVILYQGDGDLASIGLNETIQAANRGERMAVFFVNNTVYGMTGGEMAPTTLVDEITTTTPQGRDPKLTGYPIHICELLNKLKAPVFIERVSLYDAKSIRKAKIAIKKALKIQKERKGYAFVEVLSPCPTNFNHEITDVKNFMKKMEEEFPVKNFRDFSKDVKPMPKMKSDFSKESLDKIFKINERSLPSPKHDKRFEEIKIKLAGFGGQGIISMGFILAQAGCIERKYVTWYPSYGPEQRGGISSCDVVISGSEVSSPVVHEPNILVAFTQSSIEKFKDKVKDVILYDSTTFRFEEPTDLNIIAVPALKIAKKEGIKRAANTAMLGALTELNLINISKDSFKSAIKMAFQGKDKIINKNLEIFEKGAKWARENLSEINII
- a CDS encoding Protein of unknown function DUF128 (COGs: COG1693 conserved hypothetical protein~InterPro IPR013668: IPR002846~KEGG: mth:MTH1569 hypothetical protein~PFAM: Protein of unknown function DUF128; Ribonuclease R winged-helix domain protein~SPTR: O27611 Conserved protein~PFAM: Domain of unknown function DUF128; Ribonuclease R winged-helix domain), producing the protein MFKEFDKKLLEILRILAEHNEVLGARAVARELKERGYDIGERAVRYHMRILDERGLTKRIGYSGRKITKKGLKEVERGLVYDQVDFIFSRFENMMYETTLNPKTGEGKVVVNISVIPSEAFNMMKKIFHTGLCVSPKVGLNKKNGKYEVKTICGTTVDGMLLNEGIPVIPKFGGLVEVEDFRPIKFTELIEYKKTSMTPLEAFATKELTSVLDVVNEGKGKIPANFRIIPKSAKEKAINLFKKLRKIGINGLLKIGEKKVLGVPVDDGMIGIAIVGGITPICAVHEAGYDIDIKVAEDLTEFKNLKTITQTNPILKKSKKEKGKKIVPLLTKVWNLIGQVDLDIKKLDGKVIANLSTIDKKYLNDALEIFQTIIDEKPEYSVFPSIKLKERDNKVDIATVCSLTIDGVLINNGIMSVPRYGGLLEIKNNKKRFVELIDYSGSSFDPHEIYISKNMTKIYRSSKTSTILASLREIPYLARNKALKVIKKLKKANFQIMKVGKTNEILYNAKVERYRVGIVTPGGLNLIAALKENGIKVNIKSAELLMDINEFSLLDDINF
- a CDS encoding Asp/Glu amidotransferase, subunit C (InterPro IPR010120~KEGG: mth:MTH415 aspartyl/glutamyl-tRNA amidotransferase subunit C~SPTR: O26515 Conserved protein~TIGRFAM: Asp/Glu amidotransferase, subunit C~PFAM: Glu-tRNAGln amidotransferase C subunit~TIGRFAM: Asp-tRNA(Asn)/Glu-tRNA(Gln) amidotransferase, subunit C, putative): MKVKKDAKKILDEFSKALENIPKLDETYYIVDNTNRTRPDVVSKTKNPTKLLKNAKTNEKGEIIVERGKWVK
- a CDS encoding homoserine dehydrogenase (COGs: COG0460 Homoserine dehydrogenase~InterPro IPR019811: IPR016040: IPR005106: IPR001342~KEGG: msi:Msm_0154 homoserine dehydrogenase~PFAM: homoserine dehydrogenase; homoserine dehydrogenase NAD-binding~SPTR: A5UJI1 Homoserine dehydrogenase, ThrA~PFAM: Homoserine dehydrogenase, NAD binding domain; Homoserine dehydrogenase), encoding MRLCLVGFGSVGQGVAEALLLKNKFLKKRYGLNVKVVAVADSSGAALNQNGLNLEKLLKIKQKTGKVSNYPNYGVEGVTALEVLDEIDYDCLVEMTPTNITDGEPARKLTIKAIKDGKDVVTSNKGHLALYFPKLMKIAKKNNVKFKFEASVGGAMPIINFAKYNLPSCSIESIIGILNGTTNFILSRMASEGSSYEQALKEAQELGIAETDPTYDVEGIDAACKSVILANSIMELNCTLEDVDITGITNITPEAIDLAKDEGYLIKLIAEISKDRMEVSPRLVDKNSPLAVDGTLNVAMLKTDLAKNITVMGRGAGPLETASAILTDIINIWREK